The genomic DNA GTCGTCTGTGTCACAGCGCAACACCGGGAGATGCTTGACCAGGTGCTGGATCTCTTTATGATCAAGCCGGATATCGATCTTGATCTTATGGAGAACGATCAGACTCCCGCCAGCCTTACATCCCTGGGCATGATGGAATTAACAAGAGTCCTCCAGAATGTGAAACCCGATCTGGTTCTCGTCCAAGGAGACACGACAACTGCCATGGTAGCTGCGCTTGCCGCCTTCTACCAGAAGATTCCCGTCGGTCATGTAGAAGCTGGTCTTAGAACAAAAAACATCTACGCTCCTTTCCCGGAAGAAGTCAATAGGCACATCATAGGGGTTTTAGGGAAATATCATTTTGCTCCCACCAGGACGGCGGCAAGGGCACTTCTTGCTGAGAATGTTCCAGAAGAAAATATTTTCATCACAGGGAACACGGTCATCGATGCTCTCCTATGGACAGTTCAGCAGGAGGTGCCCAGAGGAATGCATCCATTGTTAGCTGGTCTGGAAAACGGCAATCGATTGATTCTCATTACAGCCCACCGGAGAGAAAATTTTGGGGAGCCATTCCTCCAAATATGTCGGGCGCTTTGCCGTATTGCCGAGAGAAATTCTGATGTGAGCCTCATTTATCCGGTGCACAGGAATCCCAATGTCCGCCAGCCCGTCTACCGAATGCTCAGCAGAAGAGAAAGGATACACCTTGTTGATCCCATGGGGTATGCCCCTTTTGCCCATCTCATGAAGAAAGCCTATCTTGTGCTGACCGATTCTGGAGGCATCCAGGAAGAGGCTCCGGCATTAGGAAAGCCTGTCCTCGTTATGAGAAAGGAGACGGAGAGACCCGAAGCCGTTGAAGCGGGAACCGTGAAGGTCGTTGGATTGGACGAGGAGAACATCGTGCGGGAAACAGAAAAACTCCTTTATGACCACGATGAATATAAAAAAATGGCGCAGGCTGTGAATCCTTACGGGGATGGACATGCAGCAGAGCGAATCGTAAAAATTTTGATGAGAACCGACCCTTCCTGACAACCTTCCTTTTACTTTGCTTGAGAAAAAAGGGCTTCCTGAAGAGTTTTGAATCGAAAATCCTGCAGCAAGGCTCGGAATTTCTCTTCCGTTCGGGAGAGGCCATAATAATGCTTGAATTTTTTAAGGAAAGAAACCGGGACCTTGGGTTGCCTTGGATCGAGTTCCCATGGATGAATGTAAAAGCAATAGGATCCTTTTTCTCGCAGGATATTTTTAATCCCTTTTTTAAAAATCGGGTAGGGAATTAACCGGAAATAACCGCCACCGGACCATGGCAAAGAAATCCCGAACCATCGATGAGATGATAAGAGGATTTCCAGCAATCCATTTTCCAGCACGACCCTGTTGCTGTTAGCTTGTGATATTGCAGCTATTGAGAAATTCTTTTTGGATCTGTGTGGTTGGTAGCTTGAATCATAGAGAAAACCCTCTTCTTGCAAGATATCCAACCCCCAGCCGGTCATGGAGAATGTAGGTGCCCTGAATCCCACTATGCTCTGTCCGGAACATTTTTCAAGGAGCTCTCTTGATAGTAACAGGTCCTTTCGGAATTGTTCTCTGGAAAGTTTGAAGACAGGCTCATGGTCGAATCCATGAGAAGCGATTTCATGCCCTTGCGAGGAGATTTCCCTGATAAGATCAGGGATCTTTTGCGCGATCCATCCCAGGATGAAGAAAGTGGCCTTTTGCTGAAGAGCGGCGAGTATCTCCAGTATCAGTAGAGTGTTCTTTTCAACTCTGGATTCTAGGCTGTTCCACTGAGTTTTGGAAATGGCCTTTCTCAGATTCTCTACCTGGAACCATTCTTCCACATCGATGCTCAGCATCAAGTTCATCGTTCATTTCCTATAAGAAGCTTTTTAATATAAGGGGAATCATGTTATCCAAGGTAAACAGGTCCAGTTTCGAGATGCAGGGGTTCGGGTCAGACAATATCGGTATCTCCCCATGTCATAAACCAATTTTGAGGATTTAGAAGGAAATTCTTTTTGATGGAAACATCATCGGACTGGCTGACAAGATAGAACTCTTTGCCGGCTAATCGGCGAGGAAGGATTCTGAATCCTGCTCGTTTTAAGATCTTACTCTCTCTTTTACTGCTCAACATCAGGCTGCCAGCGATACCAACTCTTTCTTCGCTCATTATATGCTCCATCTCTGCCAGAAGGGCCAATCCACCATTCTGATGATTGCGGTCTACGAAAAAATCGCACAAGAAGCATATTGTTATGTTCTGAAAAGTCCCCATCCGGAAAATGAGCAATCCAACAAGCTTTTGATCTTTGCAGGCTTGAAATATGCGGTAAGTATGACGTGGATGTTTAATATAACGCCACTCCAGGTATGATCGATCCCGGATGACCGCAAATGGAAATTCTGAAAGCGAATCTTCGAGAAGAGAGGAAACATCTTCCTCATTGATCTGACTGATTTCTTGAATCTCATACTGTTTGCTTTGAACCGTGAGTTGCCGGAACATGAGCTTCTGAATTGGCGCTAAGGCATGCAAAGCAAAACTCTTACTTTTTGGTCCTTTCCATTCTTGTACTATTCTTAGCATATTGGTGATCTTAATATGGAGCGGTAAAGAAAATATATGATGCCATTTCAGATGTCGGATAAACATGGGGAAGGACTGCTCATTGGGAAATGTGTAAATGAGCGGGACCCCTTTTTCAAGAGCTTTTTGCTTCGATTCCTCAACAAGCGCTGAAAAGACTCCCTTTCTTCGATGCTTGGGATGAGTCATGACATCAGCGAGCATGCAAGCAAGCCGTTCAGTATTGCCCATTTTCATCCTGTTGAAAAAGGCTGGCTGAATTCCCACAACCTTGCCTTGCTGAACGGCCATCAAGATCTGAGCAGGTTTTCTGCTTGGATAGAAGTATTTCCATTTCCATAAGCGCTCGTCCATATAATCTTCATGAACGATGCTAAAAAGCTCAAGGATACTAGGAAAATATCGCGATTCGTATTCAATAATTTGGTAATCTTTATTCTTATCCATTACCTATCAACGATAAAAATTAGAATATGTGATATTTATAAAAATAAAAGACACTTATTGAAAGATAATTTAGAGAACAGTATATTTTATAATTGAAAAATAATAAGTCAATTTTGCATAGATTATGATTACTTTTTTTAAAGTTCCAATCAGGAAATGCCAGCTTTGGGTCTTAATGGGGGATATAACAATTATCCTCCTGCTCATACCTGTTTCTTTTTTCATCAGAGGCCTTCTGATGGATGTTGATTTGAGGGAGTTTCTGCTCACTTATCATTTTCATCTTTATAAAATCTTGAAAAACTATACGGTTGCTTCCTGGACTCTTGTGGTGATCTACATTTCCATTTTCTATATTGGAGAATTGTACAATCTCGAAAAGGAATTCAAGAGATGGAAAGATTTTCTTAGGATCAGCATTCTCATCATCTTTTCGATGCTAGTCATTTCTATTTTTTACTATTTTGGCCCTCACTGGAGAATGGGTAGGGGTGTTCTTACAGTTCATGCCATATTGCTGTGGGTTTTTATCTCGCTATGGAGGTTTATATCTTATCTTGTAAATCCGAAAATTCTATCTCATAAAAATATCCTTGTAATAGGAGCAGGGCGAATAGGAAGAGCTTTTGCTGAGGAAATGCAAAAGAATTTTTCCTCATTCTATCGAATCATTGGTTTTATTGATGATGATCCAGAAAAACAGAGCAAAACAATTGAAAGCATTCCAGTTCTTGGAACGAGCAAAGATATATTAAAGGTTGTAAATGAAAAAAGGATAGACATTATTGTTTTTGCAATTCTTCATCGAAAGTTTGAAGTAAATGGAGTTATGATTAAGTCTATTCTTGATCTAAAGTCGCGGGGAATTAATGTTTTCGAAATGCCGACATTTTACAAGAAAGTGACAGGGAAAGTTCCAGTCAAGTGCATAGAAGATACATGGCTTATCTTCAGCCAGAAGTTCCTTGGCGGCAGCCGGCTGGAAGAAAAAAATATTAAGCGTGTCATTGATATATGGGTCTCAGCGCTTGCTTTAATCATTCTATCACCACTTTTACTCTTGCTTGCCATACCCATAAAGCTGACGTCCAAAGGCCCCATCTTCTACAAGCAGGAAAGAGTTGGACTCGATAAGAAATCATATCAGCTTATCAAGTTTCGGACAATGATCGCTAATGCCGAGGAAGATGGTCCTGTATGGGCGAGCAGGAATGATCCACGCGTCACATTCATTGGACGCATATTGAGAAGGACAAGACTCGATGAAATTCCTCAATTCATCAATGTTTTCAAGGGCGATATGAGTCTTGTGGGTCCGAGACCAGAGCGACCGAACTTCGTTGCCATGCTTGAGCAGTACATTCCTTATTATTCTTTAAGGTTTTCAGCGAAACCCGGTCTAACTGGATGGGCGCAGGTCAACTATCAATACGGAGCTTCTATTGAAGATGCCCACATCAAGCTCCAGTATGATCTTTACTATATTCAGGAAATGTCCATCTTCCTCGATATCATAATCATGCTCAAGACTATTCAAACGATCTTCTTTCATCGCGGTTCCTAAAATTTCTGATATTCAAAGATGTTTATTTTCCTCTGATTTTAAACTATCATACTTTTCAATTAATGGATTAGAAATGGAAAAAAGCTGCTTGTTACCATTTATCTCGGTCATCATTCCCATCTATAATGAGGAGAAGTTTATCCGGAGGAATATGGAATCGCTGATCGATCAGGACTATCCTGCTGATAGGTATGAGATCATTGCGGTGGATGGAGGCTCGACGGATGGTTCGATGGAGATCGTCCGGGAACTGGCAGGATCGGGTAGAGTAATGATCTTCGACAACCCGGGAAGGATTGCAGCTTCCGCAATCAATATCGGGACAAAGAATGCTAAGGGGGATATTATCACGAGGGTTGATGCACACAGTTACGTGGATAGGGATTATCTCTCTTCCATCGCAAAGGTCTTTGAAGAAACGGGTGAGAAGGTTGTTGGCGGTCCTGTACGCATGGTGATAGATACCTCTTTCAGAAAAGCCGCTTCTTACGTTCTGAACTCAAAACTCGGAGTCGGGTCTGTCCCTTACAGGACGTTGAGGAAGAGAGCTTATGTGGATTCCATCCAGACAGGAAGCTTCAAGAGGGAAGTCCTGGAGAAGGTTGGATACTTCGATGAAACATTGCCTCCAGGAGAGGATTTTGAACTGAATACCAGGATCAGAAAAGCGGGTTACAGGATTATCCTGGATCCAGAGATTAAATTTTACTATTTTCCCAGAAACAGCTTCGGGTCGCTGTCCAGACAGTATTTCCATTACGGAAGAGTGAAGCCGATCGTCCTGTCGAAGCATACGGAAGCGGTCAAAGTAAAGTATTTCGTACCTGCGCTATTCACTGTCTCGTTCCTGCTCTCGGTTCTTCTGCTTATCGAAAAAATCTGGTCGGGATATTCTCCAGGATGGCTATTTTTTAATTTGTGGCTTCTTAATGCTCTTTATCTTCTCATGATTGTTGTTTTCACGCTGTCATCGATTCCCCTGCTGGGGCTGAGACCGGCAGCCATCGTTTTTTTAATCACACCTCTCATCCATCTCAGCTATGGAATGGGGTTTATCTACGGGTCTTTCCAGGCTATAAGAAGGCTGCTGATTAGAATAAAATAGTCACAAGAAACGATCCAAAGGTGAGAATGTCATTGTCCCAGGAAACAGAGTACTGTGAAGAGAGGCTATTGCTGGATCTTCTTAGAGCGGACTGGGCTCATGCTGAATCGCTCCTGAAAGATGATCAGTTGCGGAGAGTGCCGCTGGACCAGGAAAGGTTTCAAAAGCTTCTGAAAAACTCGGGGACAGGGGCTTACATCGACTGGCTTATAGAATCTCAGGGATGCCAGCCTCTATTTCCGCCCGATATGACAAATCTCTTCAAAACGAGCAGAAAGAAAGCCAAGGTCGATAATGCCTATATCCTTGGGATCCTTGATAAGATCATCGAGAAAGCTTCCGGAAGGAAGATAGACATAATCCTTCTCAAAGGGGCCGATCTTGTCCACCGCATATATAAATCACAGGAGCTCCGTCATCTAGATGACATCGATCTTCTCATCCACCCGGCAGATCTCGATGAATTCCTGGAGATGCTAAAGGCTCTCGATCTCAAAGTTCCTTCAGGCCAGGAGTTGCGCTATTTCAAGAAGGCTTCCTACACGGTGGAATGCTGGACGAAGAGTCTCTTCCCATGCCTTTTCGAGGTCCACTGGGACCTTTCCCAGAAGTTCCGGTACCGGGTTGACATGGATGAGATATGGAAGAATGCGGAAACACTTTCACCATTTCCACCAAACGTCAAATTCCTGAAGCCGGAGCACCTCCTCATCCATCTATGCCTCCATCTTTTCCATCACACCTTCCATGTACAGCTCAAATGGCACGTCGATCTGAAGGAAATTCTGAAGAAAAATCCTGTTGACATGGACTATGTCTTTCAGAAAAGTACTGAATGGAGTTGTTTCTACTCGGTCTGTTTCGCCTTGCTTTACCTGAAGAAACTTTTTCCTGACCTATTGCATCCTTCAATCTTCTCGCGTGTCCGCATTCCTCTCTTCCGCGGCTTTATCATCTCGAGATATTATTCAGAGAATCCCCTGAAATTCCTTGAATCAGGAGGAAGTAAGCTTGTGGAAAGGATGGTGCGCACAATCGCCATCGATCGTCCAGAGTACATTTTTCTTTTCACCCTGAACAGGCTCTTCAGGAACCCTTGGGTGACATTCGAAGAAGATTAACCTCTAAAAATACAATGACTTATAGCTGCAAACCTTGACGCAACCTCTATTAGGATGTATTATTTCTATCAAATTTTTCGATGAAGGAGAAGGGTATAGATCATATTGGGAAAGACGGGCACAAGGGCAAAAACTCTTATGAAATGCATGAAATATTTTAAGAATTCATTGATTTTTCTTTTTTTATTAGCTGTCTCCATCTGGCCATCTCCTGCCCAGCAGTCAAGCGGCATAAGCCCCGAAAAGGGCTTAACACTTGGCAATGTCATCTTCTTTCCTTCAGTCCTCTTTGGATATGAATACAACGACAATGTCTTTTCCAGGAATGAGCAGTTTGCCGAACTCTTCGGCTTCGAGAAGGTTTCAGATAACATTTACACGATCAAGCCGACCTTCCGCTTCGAGCTTCCTTTCTCTCATTCTTATGCTAGACTCTCCTACACGCCGCAGTACAGGAGCTTTGCGGATTACGATCTGGCAGAGAATATCTCCCATATCCTTAACCTGGATACTCTTCTGATGTTCTCGAACGGAATGAGAGTTTCATTCAAGGAAGATTACACAAAGGGGATTCTTGAAGTTGAATCATTCGACCCCGGCGGCGAAACTGTCTTTGGAGCCGATCAATTCAGGTTGAGCACCTCGACACTCGGGTTCGGTTATGATTTTGCCGGCCAGCGAGGTTTTGAGATCAAAGCTAATTATGACGACCTGAAATTCGACAGACTGGCTGTCAGTTCTTTCTTCAATTATGATGCAAAAGGAGCAAGAGCTTCCTACTATCAGAATCTTACTCCTCAGCTAACCATCTTCAGTAATTATTCTTTCAGGACTTTCACCCAGGGGATCCCGGTTTACAACGCTCTTGGAGAGATGATCCGCACGAAAGAAGAGGAATTCGATGAGAACATTGTTGCGGTGGGGTTGAAGGGCAATCTTCTGAAAAAAACGACCGGTTTCGCAAGCATCTCCTATTCCAACCTTTCATTCAAGGGTGGTGTGGAAGCATCGGACTTCGCGGGAATCACGGCCGAGGCTTCCCTGAAAACTCAATTATCCTCGAAATTCTGGATCGATTTCGGCCTGAGAAGATATGCATACCAGTCCTATTTCTTGAATAACAAATATTATCTTTCCAACATGGGGTCTTTTGGCCTCATACAGTACATCGCGAAATTTACTTCTGTCTCTATCAGGGGATCTTACTCGCTGAATAGATATCCCGATCCTGTCGAGGCGAGCTTAACTTCCATCATGTCAGCCTATAACGGAATCACGCGCGAGGATAAAATGAGCAGGATCGATCTTGGTGTCAACCATCTCTTCACCCCGACCATGGGTCTGAGAGCAGGATATTCCTGGATCAAGCGAGATACGAATATCGACATATATGGTTTCGATGCCAACCGTTTCTTTATTCAGATGGGGTTCGGTTGGTTCTAAAATCTGGTGCATAAATGGAGGCAAAAGAGCTCGATAATTTTATAGAGCTGCTTTTGCCGTTTATATTTCATGAGGGGATGACATTGAAAAAGGTAATTAGCTATATGATCTTTTCGTGCCTCCTGGCTCTCTCCGTATGGACGATGCCGGCAGCCCAGAATATCTGCCGCCTGAGTTATGAGGTCCAATCTGACGGAAAGGAGATGACGGTGACTATCAGCCTTCCGGAAACGGGGACCGATTACAGGATCGATACGGATGCAGGCCTCGTCAGCCTGCAATTGGAGAATTTTCAGGGGATCATCGTTTCCGAAAAGGATCGAGTAGAAGGCTTTGTTGAAAAGGTTTATTTGAAAGAGGGAAATACTCAAGAGAAAAAAGGAAAAGAGACTATTCTTAAATTATCGGGCGCCTTCCTTTCTGGTATGGAGAAAAAGGGTAATGCCCTCAGGCTGAGATTTGTCAAGATTGCGTCAGACGCTGGAAATCGACAGCTCACTATTGAGGAAAGATATGTGATTGGTCCAGACGATAAGCTGTCCATCTCGATCTATAATAATCCAGATTTATCCAGAACGGTTCAGGTCGGAAAGGATGGTAAGACTAATTTCGCTTTGATCGGGGATGTCGATGTGGCTGGTCTGACTATCCTGCAGCTAACGGATAAGATCACGCAGCTTTATGCCAGAGATTACATCGTTGATCCACAGGTGAACATCGAAGTTGTCGAGTACAACAGCCAGTGGGCTTACATCACAGGTGAAGTACGCAATCAGAGAAGAGTGGCACTGAAAGGAAACACTAGCTTAAAAGATGCCATTGCAGAAGTGGGCGGGCTGACCGGTCTTGCCGGAACTGAGATCATCATTACGCGAAAGACTGGTTCTGGGATGGAGTCAGAACAGATCCGAATCGATAGAACGGATTTTGAAGAAGGAATAGCCAATATTATGCTCATGAATGGAGATGTGATCACTGTTCCGAAGATGAAATACGCCTATATCCAGGGAGAGGTGAAAAGGAACTGTGATTTCCCCCTGGAAAAGGGGATGACCCTGCTCAAGGCTATCTCGATCGCCCAGGGGTTG from Acidobacteriota bacterium includes the following:
- the wecB gene encoding UDP-N-acetylglucosamine 2-epimerase (non-hydrolyzing); the protein is MLKILSIFGTRPEAIKMAPVVKELKKNPERIESVVCVTAQHREMLDQVLDLFMIKPDIDLDLMENDQTPASLTSLGMMELTRVLQNVKPDLVLVQGDTTTAMVAALAAFYQKIPVGHVEAGLRTKNIYAPFPEEVNRHIIGVLGKYHFAPTRTAARALLAENVPEENIFITGNTVIDALLWTVQQEVPRGMHPLLAGLENGNRLILITAHRRENFGEPFLQICRALCRIAERNSDVSLIYPVHRNPNVRQPVYRMLSRRERIHLVDPMGYAPFAHLMKKAYLVLTDSGGIQEEAPALGKPVLVMRKETERPEAVEAGTVKVVGLDEENIVRETEKLLYDHDEYKKMAQAVNPYGDGHAAERIVKILMRTDPS
- a CDS encoding XrtA system polysaccharide deacetylase: MNLMLSIDVEEWFQVENLRKAISKTQWNSLESRVEKNTLLILEILAALQQKATFFILGWIAQKIPDLIREISSQGHEIASHGFDHEPVFKLSREQFRKDLLLSRELLEKCSGQSIVGFRAPTFSMTGWGLDILQEEGFLYDSSYQPHRSKKNFSIAAISQANSNRVVLENGLLEILLSSHRWFGISLPWSGGGYFRLIPYPIFKKGIKNILREKGSYCFYIHPWELDPRQPKVPVSFLKKFKHYYGLSRTEEKFRALLQDFRFKTLQEALFSQAK
- a CDS encoding GNAT family N-acetyltransferase is translated as MDKNKDYQIIEYESRYFPSILELFSIVHEDYMDERLWKWKYFYPSRKPAQILMAVQQGKVVGIQPAFFNRMKMGNTERLACMLADVMTHPKHRRKGVFSALVEESKQKALEKGVPLIYTFPNEQSFPMFIRHLKWHHIFSLPLHIKITNMLRIVQEWKGPKSKSFALHALAPIQKLMFRQLTVQSKQYEIQEISQINEEDVSSLLEDSLSEFPFAVIRDRSYLEWRYIKHPRHTYRIFQACKDQKLVGLLIFRMGTFQNITICFLCDFFVDRNHQNGGLALLAEMEHIMSEERVGIAGSLMLSSKRESKILKRAGFRILPRRLAGKEFYLVSQSDDVSIKKNFLLNPQNWFMTWGDTDIV
- a CDS encoding sugar transferase — encoded protein: MDVDLREFLLTYHFHLYKILKNYTVASWTLVVIYISIFYIGELYNLEKEFKRWKDFLRISILIIFSMLVISIFYYFGPHWRMGRGVLTVHAILLWVFISLWRFISYLVNPKILSHKNILVIGAGRIGRAFAEEMQKNFSSFYRIIGFIDDDPEKQSKTIESIPVLGTSKDILKVVNEKRIDIIVFAILHRKFEVNGVMIKSILDLKSRGINVFEMPTFYKKVTGKVPVKCIEDTWLIFSQKFLGGSRLEEKNIKRVIDIWVSALALIILSPLLLLLAIPIKLTSKGPIFYKQERVGLDKKSYQLIKFRTMIANAEEDGPVWASRNDPRVTFIGRILRRTRLDEIPQFINVFKGDMSLVGPRPERPNFVAMLEQYIPYYSLRFSAKPGLTGWAQVNYQYGASIEDAHIKLQYDLYYIQEMSIFLDIIIMLKTIQTIFFHRGS
- a CDS encoding glycosyltransferase family 2 protein, whose product is MLPFISVIIPIYNEEKFIRRNMESLIDQDYPADRYEIIAVDGGSTDGSMEIVRELAGSGRVMIFDNPGRIAASAINIGTKNAKGDIITRVDAHSYVDRDYLSSIAKVFEETGEKVVGGPVRMVIDTSFRKAASYVLNSKLGVGSVPYRTLRKRAYVDSIQTGSFKREVLEKVGYFDETLPPGEDFELNTRIRKAGYRIILDPEIKFYYFPRNSFGSLSRQYFHYGRVKPIVLSKHTEAVKVKYFVPALFTVSFLLSVLLLIEKIWSGYSPGWLFFNLWLLNALYLLMIVVFTLSSIPLLGLRPAAIVFLITPLIHLSYGMGFIYGSFQAIRRLLIRIK
- a CDS encoding nucleotidyltransferase family protein, producing the protein MSQETEYCEERLLLDLLRADWAHAESLLKDDQLRRVPLDQERFQKLLKNSGTGAYIDWLIESQGCQPLFPPDMTNLFKTSRKKAKVDNAYILGILDKIIEKASGRKIDIILLKGADLVHRIYKSQELRHLDDIDLLIHPADLDEFLEMLKALDLKVPSGQELRYFKKASYTVECWTKSLFPCLFEVHWDLSQKFRYRVDMDEIWKNAETLSPFPPNVKFLKPEHLLIHLCLHLFHHTFHVQLKWHVDLKEILKKNPVDMDYVFQKSTEWSCFYSVCFALLYLKKLFPDLLHPSIFSRVRIPLFRGFIISRYYSENPLKFLESGGSKLVERMVRTIAIDRPEYIFLFTLNRLFRNPWVTFEED
- a CDS encoding polysaccharide biosynthesis/export family protein, with translation MKKVISYMIFSCLLALSVWTMPAAQNICRLSYEVQSDGKEMTVTISLPETGTDYRIDTDAGLVSLQLENFQGIIVSEKDRVEGFVEKVYLKEGNTQEKKGKETILKLSGAFLSGMEKKGNALRLRFVKIASDAGNRQLTIEERYVIGPDDKLSISIYNNPDLSRTVQVGKDGKTNFALIGDVDVAGLTILQLTDKITQLYARDYIVDPQVNIEVVEYNSQWAYITGEVRNQRRVALKGNTSLKDAIAEVGGLTGLAGTEIIITRKTGSGMESEQIRIDRTDFEEGIANIMLMNGDVITVPKMKYAYIQGEVKRNCDFPLEKGMTLLKAISIAQGLTDWYDETVEIFRESENGQIKEKYNLKKIMDGKSPDVPLKAGDIIIVKRRFL